Proteins co-encoded in one Uloborus diversus isolate 005 chromosome 9, Udiv.v.3.1, whole genome shotgun sequence genomic window:
- the LOC129229246 gene encoding protein boule-like isoform X2, protein MTTESELHSLFASYGNVKATKIILDRAGVSKGYGFVTFETEEEARRIQKEADVILKDKKLNIAPAIKKQPFARVYDPAPTVPNGTILYPGGIPLTYPNGVTFFSSPESMCSYGNPQANLNVIYPSSVYLPQQSFQCHPAQSGAYTQSAAVPEMTQFIPALAPTHYFIPEHNY, encoded by the exons ACGACGGAATCGGAGcttcattcactttttgcatcaTATGGCAATGTAAAAGCCACAAAAATCATTCTAGACAGGGCAGGTGTTTCGAAGGG ATATGGGTTCGTAACCTTTGAGACAGAAGAAGAAGCCCGTCGAATACAAAAAGAA gcaGATGTgattttaaaagacaaaaaattaaacattgctcCAGCAATTAAAAAACAG ccATTTGCCAGAGTGTATG ATCCTGCACCCACCGTACCAAATGGGACCATTTTATATCCTGGCGGGATTCCTCTAACATATCCTAATGGTGTAACATTCTTCAGTTCACCAGAAAGTATGTGCTCATACGGAAACCCTCAG GCGAACTTGAATGTGATATATCCGTCCTCTGTCTACCTTCCCCAGCAGTCTTTCCAGTGCCATCCTGCG cAAAGTGGTGCTTACACTCAGAGCGCTGCAGTTCCCGAAATGACTCAGTTCATACCAGCGTTGGCACCAACCCACTATTTCATTCCCGAGCACAACTATTAA